A window from Culex pipiens pallens isolate TS chromosome 3, TS_CPP_V2, whole genome shotgun sequence encodes these proteins:
- the LOC120419341 gene encoding trypsin beta-like — MLTLNRLFFVTLLSLGVLTIVTGNRLTVEEVLARVNRIPAKLQNVLAQVTNEVDFKLPRRGDNSTRIVGGTATTIEDYPHQIALLYGGRQICGGSIISHTWVATAAHCVDYYPQNEDLTIRAGSSSRSSGGSIHAVYYYHIHENYSPDDYPYDVATIRVRTPFSGAARVIPLTTAEWIAGTEATVTGWGVNAAGQTPDNLFRVSLPVVDRITCNQQWMGEITDDMICAGAVGIDACVGDSGGPAVQDDVLYGIVSWGATACGNGMPGVYTNIAHPSIRDFIWRTSMV; from the exons ATGTTGACCCTGAACAGATTATTTTTTGTTACGCTTCTTTCGCTAGGAGTTTTAACCATTGTTACAGGAAATC GACTGACCGTGGAAGAAGTGTTGGCTCGTGTAAACCGAATACCTGCAAAGTTGCAAAATGTTTTAGCCCAAGTGACAAATGAGGTGGACTTCAAGCTGCCCAGACGAGGGGATAATTCTACCCGTATAGTGGGTGGTACAGCAACGACCATCGAGGACTATCCCCATCAGATTGCTCTGCTTTACGGTGGCAGACAAATTTGTGGTGGTTCGATCATATCCCACACTTGGGTGGCTACTGCTGCCCACTGCGTCGACTACTACCCACAGAATGAGGAT CTAACCATTCGCGCTGGAAGTTCGTCCCGATCGTCAGGTGGGTCAATCCACGCGGTATACTACTATCATATTCACGAAAACTACAGCCCGGACGATTATCCCTACGATGTGGCCACGATCCGTGTTCGGACTCCGTTCAGTGGTGCGGCGCGCGTAATTCCGCTGACCACCGCGGAATGGATCGCCGGAACGGAAGCCACAGTCACCGGATGGGGTGTGAACGCAGCAGGTCAAACGCCGGACAATCTGTTCCGAGTGTCGCTTCCCGTGGTGGACCGCATCACGTGTAACCAACAGTGGATGGGCGAGATAACAGACGA TATGATTTGTGCCGGCGCCGTGGGAATTGACGCGTGCGTCGGTGACAGCGGAGGACCGGCGGTTCAGGATGACGTGCTGTACGGGATTGTGTCCTGGGGTGCCACAGCCTGTGGAAATGGCATGCCCGGGGTCTACACCAACATTGCTCACCCCTCGATTCGGGATTTCATTTGGCGAACTTCGATGGTATAG